From the genome of Glycine max cultivar Williams 82 chromosome 2, Glycine_max_v4.0, whole genome shotgun sequence, one region includes:
- the LOC100808375 gene encoding mannose-1-phosphate guanylyltransferase 1-like, producing MKALILVGGFGTRLRPLTLSFPKPLVDFANKPMILHQIEALKAIGVTEVVLAINYQPEVMLNFLKDFESKLGIKITCSQETEPLGTAGPLALARDKLIDDSGEPFFVLNSDVISEYPLKEMIEFHKSHGGEASIMVTKVDEPSKYGVVVMEESTGQVDKFVEKPKLFVGNKINAGIYLLNPSVLDRIELRPTSIEKEVFPKIAAEKKLFAMVLPGFWMDIGQPRDYISGLRLYLDSLKKKSSSKLASGSQFVGNVIVDETAKIGEGCLIGPDVAIGPGCIIEQGVRLKSCTIMRGVRVKKHACVSSSIVGWHSTVGQWARVDNMTILGEDVHVCDEIYSNGGVVLPHKEIKSNILKPEIVM from the exons ATGAAGGCATTGATTCTGGTTGGGGGATTTGGAACAAGGCTGAGGCCACTGACACTCAGTTTCCCTAAGCCTCTTGTTGATTTTGCTAACAAGCCTATGATTTTGCATCAG ATAGAAGCCCTTAAGGCCATTGGAGTGACTGAGGTAGTGCTAGCCATCAATTACCAACCAGAG GTTATGTTGAATTTCTTGAAGGATTTTGAATCAAAGCTCGGCATCAAGATCACATGTTCTCAGGAAACTGAACCACTGGGAACAGCAGGTCCCCTGGCTCTTGCTAGGGATAAGCTGATAGATGATTCTGGAGAACCCTTTTTTGTTCTCAACAGTGATGTTATCAGTGAGTATCCACTTAAAGAAATGATTGAATTCCATAAAAGCCATGGAGGAGAGGCTTCCATAATGGTAACAAAG GTTGATGAGCCATCAAAGTACGGCGTGGTTGTGATGGAAGAGAGCACAGGGCAGgttgataaatttgttgaaaaaccgAAGTTGTTTGTTGGTAACAAAATCAATGCTGGAATTTACCTGCTGAACCCCTCTGTTTTGGATCGAATTGAACTGAGGCCCACTTCTATTGAGAAAGAGGTGTTTCCAAAGATTGCTGCAGAGAAAAAGCTATTTGCAATGGTCCTGCCAGGATTTTGGATGGACATTGGACAACCGAGGGACTATATTTCTGGCCTGAGGCTTTACCTGGACTCATTGAAGAAGAAGTCATCATCTAAGTTGGCCAGTGGCTCTCAATTTGTAGGGAATGTCATTGTGGATGAGACAGCCAAAATTGGTGAGGGATGTCTCATTGGACCTGATGTTGCTATTGGTCCTGGCTGCATTATTGAGCAAGGTGTTAGACTCAAAAGCTGCACAATAATGCGTGGAGTCCGGGTTAAGAAGCATGCTTGTGTATCCAGCAGTATTGTTGGGTGGCATTCCACTGTTGGGCAATGGGCTCGAGTGGATAATATGACCATCCTTGGAGAAGATGTCCATGTATGTGATGAAATTTACAGCAATGGTGGTGTTGTTTTGCCACACAAGGAGATCAAGTCAAATATTCTGAAGCCGGAGATTGTCATGTGA
- the LOC100808905 gene encoding histone acetyltransferase type B catalytic subunit isoform X1, with amino-acid sequence MGQKQRSSSEADNEVKKRRRVGFSGVDSGVEAKDCITIYLVSSKEEFDAPESFVIHPVDLNSFFDDDGKIYGYEGLKVGFICLKITVFEFLMVYDVLFFQLVLHLFLLQITIWISSISFYAYADITFQSSSDRGKGVTDLKSALQTIFAETLVDSKDEFLQKYLADNDFVRTNISNGETLKHKAFKENICDSNQLTDSSTSTVEVVRLVAGNMATGQLYSHLIPLTLLLVDGSSPIDVTDSQWELYIVCQKKTDQQGEIQYRLTGFTAVYRFYHYPDDSRLRLSQILVLPPYQHKGYGRFLLEVLYDVAISENVFDFTVEEPLDHFQRVRTCVDALRLLRFGPIQNIVTKAVSLLKQEKLSKKAHCPRLLPPPSAIEDVRKSLKINKQQFLQCWEVLIYIGLNPVDKNMENFVSIILNRVKYDILGKDSGTSGKQLIEVPSDVDQEMSFVMFRSEANEASTVQMDDNQANQEEQLQKLVQERVKEIQLIAEKVTLHLGSSGLVVN; translated from the exons ATGGGGCAGAAGCAGCGTTCAAGTTCCGAAGCCGACAACGAAGTCAAGAAACGACGCCGTGTTGGTTTCTCAGGCGTTG ATTCTGGAGTTGAGGCCAAAGACTGCATCACAATCTATCTAG TTTCAAGCAAGGAGGAATTCGATGCTCCAGAGAGTTTTGTCATTCATCCTGTGGATCTGAATAgcttttttgatgatgatgggaaaatttatggttatgaggGTTTGAAGGTTGGattcatttgtttaaaaataactgtatttgaatttttaatggtGTATGATGTCTTATTTTTTCAGCTTGTTTTGCATTTATTTCTTTTGCAGATTACCATCTGGATTAGCAGCATATCATTTTATGCGTATGCTGATATTACATTCCAGAGTTCATCTGAT CGAGGCAAAGGGGTCACAGATCTGAAATCTGCTCTTCAG ACAATTTTCGCTGAGACTCTTGTTGATAGCAAGGATGAATTCCTTCAGAAATATTTGGCAGATAATGACTTTGTCAG AACAAACATCTCAAATGGAGAAACTTTGAAGCACAAAGCTTTTAAGGAGAACATTTGTGATTCTAACCAGCTTACAGATTCTTCTACTTCTACTGTTGAG GTTGTCCGTTTGGTGGCTGGCAACATGGCTACTGGACAACTTTACAGTCATCTAATACCCCTCACACTACTTCTTGTTGATG GTAGCAGTCCAATTGATGTTACCGATTCACAGTGGGAGCTGTATATTGTGTGTCAGAAGAAAACTGATCAGCAGGGAGAGATCCAATATAGGTTGACTGGTTTTACTGCTGTTTATCGATTTTATCACTATCCTGATGATTCCCGATTGCGACTAAGCCAG ATACTGGTATTACCTCCTTACCAGCACAAGGGTTATGGTCGATTCCTTCTAGAGGTGCTATACGATGTTGCTATATCTGAAAATGTTTTTGACTTCACAGTAGAAGAGCCATTAGATCACTTCCAACGTGTCCGCACATGTGTTGACGCACTTCGCCTGCTTCGTTTTGGCCCAATTCAGAATATAGTTACTAAAGCCGTTTCACTTCTGAAGCAAGAAAAGTTATCAAAGAAAGCACATTGTCCTCGACTTTTACCACCTCCCAGTGCTATTGAGGATGTAAGGAAAAGTCTGAAAATTAATAAGCAACAGTTTCTCCAGTGTTGGGAGGTTTTGATCTACATTGGCCTTAATCCTGTTGACAAGAACATGGAGAACTTTGTTAGTATTATTTTGAACCGTGTTAAGTATGATATCTTAGGGAAAGATTCTGGGACGTCTGGGAAGCAACTTATTGAAGTACCAAGTGATGTTGACCAGGAGATGTCATTTGTCATGTTCAGATCAGAAGCTAACGAAGCTAGTACTGTGCAAATGGATGACAATCAGGCTAATCAAGAAGAGCAACTCCAGAAGTTAGTTCAGGAAAGGGTGAAAGAAATTCAGTTGATTGCGGAAAAGGTAACCCTGCATCTTGGGAGCTCAGGGTTGGTGGTTAATTAG
- the LOC100808905 gene encoding histone acetyltransferase type B catalytic subunit isoform X2 gives MGQKQRSSSEADNEVKKRRRVGFSGVDSGVEAKDCITIYLVSSKEEFDAPESFVIHPVDLNSFFDDDGKIYGYEGLKITIWISSISFYAYADITFQSSSDRGKGVTDLKSALQTIFAETLVDSKDEFLQKYLADNDFVRTNISNGETLKHKAFKENICDSNQLTDSSTSTVEVVRLVAGNMATGQLYSHLIPLTLLLVDGSSPIDVTDSQWELYIVCQKKTDQQGEIQYRLTGFTAVYRFYHYPDDSRLRLSQILVLPPYQHKGYGRFLLEVLYDVAISENVFDFTVEEPLDHFQRVRTCVDALRLLRFGPIQNIVTKAVSLLKQEKLSKKAHCPRLLPPPSAIEDVRKSLKINKQQFLQCWEVLIYIGLNPVDKNMENFVSIILNRVKYDILGKDSGTSGKQLIEVPSDVDQEMSFVMFRSEANEASTVQMDDNQANQEEQLQKLVQERVKEIQLIAEKVTLHLGSSGLVVN, from the exons ATGGGGCAGAAGCAGCGTTCAAGTTCCGAAGCCGACAACGAAGTCAAGAAACGACGCCGTGTTGGTTTCTCAGGCGTTG ATTCTGGAGTTGAGGCCAAAGACTGCATCACAATCTATCTAG TTTCAAGCAAGGAGGAATTCGATGCTCCAGAGAGTTTTGTCATTCATCCTGTGGATCTGAATAgcttttttgatgatgatgggaaaatttatggttatgaggGTTTGAAG ATTACCATCTGGATTAGCAGCATATCATTTTATGCGTATGCTGATATTACATTCCAGAGTTCATCTGAT CGAGGCAAAGGGGTCACAGATCTGAAATCTGCTCTTCAG ACAATTTTCGCTGAGACTCTTGTTGATAGCAAGGATGAATTCCTTCAGAAATATTTGGCAGATAATGACTTTGTCAG AACAAACATCTCAAATGGAGAAACTTTGAAGCACAAAGCTTTTAAGGAGAACATTTGTGATTCTAACCAGCTTACAGATTCTTCTACTTCTACTGTTGAG GTTGTCCGTTTGGTGGCTGGCAACATGGCTACTGGACAACTTTACAGTCATCTAATACCCCTCACACTACTTCTTGTTGATG GTAGCAGTCCAATTGATGTTACCGATTCACAGTGGGAGCTGTATATTGTGTGTCAGAAGAAAACTGATCAGCAGGGAGAGATCCAATATAGGTTGACTGGTTTTACTGCTGTTTATCGATTTTATCACTATCCTGATGATTCCCGATTGCGACTAAGCCAG ATACTGGTATTACCTCCTTACCAGCACAAGGGTTATGGTCGATTCCTTCTAGAGGTGCTATACGATGTTGCTATATCTGAAAATGTTTTTGACTTCACAGTAGAAGAGCCATTAGATCACTTCCAACGTGTCCGCACATGTGTTGACGCACTTCGCCTGCTTCGTTTTGGCCCAATTCAGAATATAGTTACTAAAGCCGTTTCACTTCTGAAGCAAGAAAAGTTATCAAAGAAAGCACATTGTCCTCGACTTTTACCACCTCCCAGTGCTATTGAGGATGTAAGGAAAAGTCTGAAAATTAATAAGCAACAGTTTCTCCAGTGTTGGGAGGTTTTGATCTACATTGGCCTTAATCCTGTTGACAAGAACATGGAGAACTTTGTTAGTATTATTTTGAACCGTGTTAAGTATGATATCTTAGGGAAAGATTCTGGGACGTCTGGGAAGCAACTTATTGAAGTACCAAGTGATGTTGACCAGGAGATGTCATTTGTCATGTTCAGATCAGAAGCTAACGAAGCTAGTACTGTGCAAATGGATGACAATCAGGCTAATCAAGAAGAGCAACTCCAGAAGTTAGTTCAGGAAAGGGTGAAAGAAATTCAGTTGATTGCGGAAAAGGTAACCCTGCATCTTGGGAGCTCAGGGTTGGTGGTTAATTAG
- the LOC100809454 gene encoding MAM33 domain-containing protein, whose translation MALNSILRKSGSFARALAVSGQLTKNNHLGHRTLLSTAISQHQHQDSLVPRFHFSSVASKKKPTSDENLLRLIESEIECAQETDDHNAAEEVPGNFPFKIIDSPGQQTITLERMYQDEEIKVEVHMPDLVTGEENDDDNDNDSERVTQSSIPLSISVLKKGGPYLEFNCVGYPDEIVIDGLSVKNPDLTEDQVAYEGPDFQGLDENLQKSFHRYLEIRGIKPSTINFLHEYMINKDSKEYLVWLNKLKSFVQA comes from the exons ATGGCGCTCAACTCAATTCTTCGCAAGTCGGGTTCTTTCGCGAGGGCTCTTGCTGTCTCGGGTCAATTGACGAAGAATAACCACCTGGGTCATCGCACTTTACTCTCCACCGCCATCAGCCAGCACCAGCACCAGGATTCGCTTGTTCCAAGGTTCCACTTTTCTTCTGTAGCTTCCAAGAAGAAACCAACCTCCGATGAGAACCTTCTCCGGCTCATCGAATCCGAAATCGAATGCGCCCAAGAGACCGACGATCATAACGCA GCTGAAGAGGTTCCGGGTAATTTTCCGTTTAAAATAATCGATAGTCCCGGACAACAGACAATAACGCTTGAGAGAATGTACCAAGACGAGGAAATTAAGGTAGAGGTTCACATGCCGGATTTGGTCACTGGGGAAGAAAATGacgatgataatgataatgatagtgAAAGAGTTACTCAGTCGAGTATTCCACTTTCAATCAGTGTTCTTAAGAAGGGCGGACCCTATCTAGAGTTTAACTGTGTGGGTTACCCTGATGAGATTGTTATTGACGGCTTGTCAGTTAAGAATCCTGATCTCACTGAGGATCAAGTTGCTTATGAGGGACCAGACTTCCA GGGCTTGGATGAGAATCTGCAGAAGTCTTTCCATAGGTATTTAGAAATCAGAGGAATCAAGCCTAGCACAATCAATTTCTTGCATGAGTACATGATCAACAAGGACAGTAAAGAGTACTTAGTGTGGTTGAACAAGCTCAAGAGCTTCGTTCAAGCATGA